Proteins from one Planctomyces sp. SH-PL62 genomic window:
- a CDS encoding arylsulfatase B: protein MSLRGGWARVVAATACLACTTAGAEEAPRPNVVVILADDLGWGDVGWHGSKIKTPNLDELAASGARLENFYVQPLCSPTRAAFLTGRYPMRHGLQTGVVRPWAQYGLPLDERTLPQALKEAGYETAIAGKWHLGHFRPEYLPTRRGFDHQYGHYNGALDYDTHVRDGGFDWHRDDRENRDEGYSTHLIGREAVRVIAEHDVARPLFLYVPFNAVHGPHQVPPRYKEPYADMKEPRRTYAGMLAAMDEQVGFIAEAIKKKGLAENTLIVFSSDNGGPSPGRVTSNGPLRGAKGTLFEGGVRVAAFANWPGRIKAGSVVDAPLHIVDLYPTFLKLAGVTTDQPLPIDGRDAWPAIAEGEASPHDAILLNATPRNGAIRAGDWKLIVARPGGEGEDGDAPARPAADGEPASVLLFNLADDPNEKVDLAAKRPDKVAELRARYDALAAQAVPPKAAPKPPGFRSPRVWGQVD, encoded by the coding sequence ATGAGTCTCAGGGGCGGGTGGGCGCGAGTCGTCGCCGCGACGGCCTGTCTGGCCTGCACGACGGCTGGGGCGGAGGAGGCTCCCAGGCCGAACGTCGTGGTCATCCTGGCCGACGACCTGGGCTGGGGCGACGTCGGCTGGCACGGCTCGAAGATCAAGACGCCGAACCTCGACGAGTTGGCGGCGTCCGGGGCGCGGCTGGAGAACTTCTACGTGCAGCCGCTCTGCTCGCCGACCCGGGCGGCCTTCCTGACGGGTCGCTATCCGATGCGTCACGGCCTGCAGACGGGCGTCGTCCGGCCCTGGGCGCAGTACGGACTGCCGCTCGACGAGCGGACGCTGCCGCAGGCGCTCAAGGAGGCGGGCTACGAGACGGCCATCGCCGGCAAGTGGCACCTGGGCCATTTCCGGCCCGAATACCTGCCGACCCGGCGCGGGTTCGACCACCAGTACGGCCACTACAACGGCGCGCTCGACTACGACACCCACGTCCGCGACGGCGGGTTCGACTGGCATCGCGACGACCGGGAGAATCGCGACGAAGGCTACAGCACCCATCTCATCGGACGCGAAGCGGTCCGGGTGATCGCCGAGCACGACGTCGCCAGGCCGTTGTTCCTGTACGTCCCGTTCAACGCCGTCCATGGGCCGCATCAGGTCCCGCCTCGCTACAAGGAACCCTACGCCGACATGAAAGAGCCGCGCCGGACCTACGCCGGGATGCTCGCGGCGATGGACGAACAGGTGGGATTCATCGCCGAGGCGATCAAGAAGAAGGGGCTCGCCGAGAACACCCTGATCGTCTTCTCCAGCGACAACGGCGGACCGAGTCCGGGCCGCGTCACCAGCAACGGCCCGCTCCGGGGCGCCAAGGGGACCCTCTTCGAAGGGGGCGTCCGCGTCGCGGCATTCGCGAACTGGCCGGGGCGGATCAAGGCCGGGTCCGTGGTCGACGCCCCGCTGCATATCGTCGACCTCTACCCGACGTTCCTGAAGCTCGCCGGCGTGACGACGGATCAGCCGCTGCCGATCGACGGCCGCGACGCCTGGCCTGCGATCGCCGAGGGCGAGGCGTCGCCGCACGACGCGATCCTCCTGAACGCCACGCCTCGGAACGGGGCGATTCGCGCCGGCGACTGGAAGCTGATCGTGGCGCGTCCCGGCGGGGAGGGCGAGGACGGAGACGCCCCGGCCCGGCCGGCCGCCGACGGCGAGCCTGCTTCGGTCCTGCTCTTCAACCTGGCCGACGACCCGAACGAGAAGGTCGACCTGGCCGCGAAGCGTCCCGACAAGGTCGCCGAGCTTCGAGCCCGTTACGACGCCCTGGCGGCGCAGGCGGTTCCGCCGAAGGCGGCCCCCAAACCGCCGGGGTTCCGGTCGCCTCGTGTCTGGGGACAGGTCGACTGA